From one Bacteroides fragilis NCTC 9343 genomic stretch:
- the thiS gene encoding sulfur carrier protein ThiS, protein MKVQVNNKEVETTASTLAQLATQLQLPENGVAIAVNNRMIPRPQWDGFGLQENDNLIVIKAACGG, encoded by the coding sequence ATGAAAGTACAAGTGAACAACAAAGAAGTGGAAACAACCGCAAGCACACTGGCCCAGCTTGCCACCCAACTGCAACTTCCCGAAAACGGTGTAGCCATCGCCGTCAACAACCGAATGATACCGCGTCCGCAATGGGACGGATTCGGGCTGCAAGAGAATGATAACCTGATTGTGATTAAAGCAGCCTGCGGAGGATAG
- a CDS encoding thiamine phosphate synthase: MLSLQFITHQTENYSYLESARMALEGGCKWIQLRMKEASPEEVEAVALQLKPLCKAKEAILILDDHVELAKKLEVDGVHLGKKDMPIGEARQMLGEAFIIGGTANTFEDVKLHHAAGADYLGIGPFRFTTTKKNLSPVLGLEGYTSILAQMNEAGIRIPVVAIGGIVAEDIPAIMETGVNGIALSGAILQAPDPVEETKRILNI, translated from the coding sequence ATGTTAAGCCTACAATTTATCACCCATCAAACAGAGAATTACTCCTATCTGGAATCGGCGCGCATGGCTCTCGAAGGGGGCTGTAAATGGATCCAACTGCGCATGAAAGAGGCATCGCCGGAAGAGGTGGAGGCAGTGGCACTGCAACTGAAACCTCTCTGTAAAGCTAAAGAAGCGATCCTGATTCTCGACGACCACGTAGAGCTGGCCAAAAAGCTGGAAGTGGACGGGGTGCACCTGGGCAAAAAAGACATGCCCATCGGCGAAGCCCGGCAGATGCTGGGCGAAGCATTCATCATTGGCGGAACGGCCAACACCTTTGAAGACGTAAAGCTGCATCATGCCGCCGGAGCCGACTATCTGGGCATAGGCCCTTTCCGGTTTACCACCACTAAGAAAAATCTGAGCCCGGTACTGGGACTCGAAGGCTACACCTCCATACTGGCACAGATGAACGAGGCCGGTATCCGGATACCGGTAGTAGCCATCGGAGGGATCGTGGCGGAAGACATTCCGGCCATTATGGAAACGGGGGTGAACGGCATCGCCCTCTCCGGAGCAATCCTGCAAGCACCGGACCCGGTAGAAGAAACAAAAAGAATTCTAAACATATAA
- a CDS encoding thiazole synthase: MEKLIIAGREFNSRLFLGTGKFSSNEWMEQSILASGTEMVTVAMKRVDMESTEDDMLKHIVHPHIQLLPNTSGVRNAEEAVFAAQMAREAFGTNWLKLEIHPDPRYLLPDSVETLKATEELVKLGFVVLPYCQADPVLCKQLEEAGAATVMPLGAPIGTNKGLQTKEFLQIIIEQAGIPVVVDAGIGAPSHAAEAMEMGASACLVNTAIAVAGNPIEMAKAFKQAVEAGRTAYEAGLGMQAIGFVAEASSPLTAFLNE; encoded by the coding sequence ATGGAAAAGTTAATCATTGCGGGACGTGAATTCAACTCCCGCCTCTTCCTGGGAACAGGTAAATTCAGCTCAAACGAATGGATGGAACAGTCGATACTGGCATCGGGCACCGAAATGGTGACAGTGGCCATGAAACGTGTCGACATGGAGAGCACGGAAGACGACATGCTGAAACATATTGTACATCCGCACATTCAGTTGCTTCCCAACACATCGGGCGTACGCAATGCGGAGGAAGCGGTGTTTGCCGCACAAATGGCACGAGAGGCTTTCGGAACCAACTGGCTGAAACTGGAGATTCATCCCGACCCGCGCTATCTGCTGCCCGACTCGGTGGAGACCCTGAAAGCGACTGAAGAACTGGTGAAACTCGGATTCGTCGTGCTCCCCTATTGCCAGGCAGATCCGGTGCTCTGCAAACAACTGGAAGAAGCGGGAGCCGCCACGGTAATGCCGCTGGGAGCACCTATCGGAACCAATAAAGGACTGCAAACCAAGGAGTTTCTGCAAATCATTATCGAACAGGCCGGTATCCCGGTAGTGGTGGACGCCGGAATCGGAGCACCGAGCCATGCGGCGGAGGCTATGGAAATGGGTGCATCGGCATGCCTGGTAAACACAGCTATCGCCGTAGCCGGCAACCCGATAGAAATGGCAAAAGCCTTCAAGCAGGCAGTAGAAGCCGGACGGACGGCATACGAGGCCGGACTGGGTATGCAGGCCATAGGGTTCGTGGCGGAAGCAAGCTCACCACTGACGGCATTTTTAAACGAATAA
- the thiC gene encoding phosphomethylpyrimidine synthase ThiC, translated as MEQRIKFPRSEKVYLSGKLFPEIRVGMRKVEQVPSTTFEGEKKVITPNPHVYIYDTSGPFSDPDIEIDLKKGLPRLREEWILNRGDVEQLPEISSEYGRMRRDDGSLDHLRFEHIALPYRAKAGRHITQMAYAKQGIVTPEMEYVAIRENMNCEELGIETHITPEFVRQEIAEGRAVLPANINHPEAEPMIIGRNFLVKINTNIGNSATTSSIDEEVEKAMWSCKWGGDTLMDLSTGENIHETREWIIRNCPVPVGTVPIYQALEKVNGKVEDLTWELYRDTLIEQCEQGVDYFTIHAGIRRHNVHLAEKRLCGIVSRGGSIMSKWCLVHDRESFLYEHFDDICDILAQYDVAVSLGDGLRPGSTHDANDEAQFAELDTMGELVVRAWEKNVQAFIEGPGHVPMHKIRENMERQIEKCHNAPFYTLGPLVTDIAPGYDHITSAIGAAQIGWLGTAMLCYVTPKEHLALPDKEDVRVGVITYKIAAHAADLAKGHPGAQVRDNALSKARYEFRWKDQFDLSLDPERAFSYFHAGRHTDGEYCTMCGPNFCAMRLSRDLKKTQKQK; from the coding sequence ATGGAACAAAGAATAAAATTTCCCCGCTCTGAGAAGGTATATCTGTCCGGCAAGCTATTCCCCGAAATCCGTGTAGGTATGCGAAAAGTAGAGCAAGTGCCCAGCACAACTTTCGAAGGAGAAAAGAAGGTGATCACTCCCAATCCGCATGTGTACATCTACGATACCAGCGGTCCTTTCAGTGACCCCGACATAGAAATCGACCTGAAAAAAGGCCTCCCGCGCCTGCGTGAAGAATGGATACTGAACAGAGGAGACGTGGAACAATTGCCCGAGATCAGTTCGGAATACGGACGCATGCGGCGGGATGACGGGAGCCTCGACCACCTCCGTTTTGAACATATCGCACTGCCCTACCGGGCCAAGGCCGGCCGGCATATCACCCAGATGGCGTATGCCAAACAGGGCATTGTCACTCCCGAAATGGAATATGTGGCTATCCGTGAGAATATGAACTGCGAAGAACTGGGCATCGAGACCCATATCACACCCGAATTCGTACGTCAGGAAATAGCCGAAGGACGGGCGGTGCTGCCTGCCAACATCAACCATCCCGAAGCCGAACCTATGATTATAGGCCGCAACTTCCTGGTGAAAATCAATACCAACATCGGCAACTCCGCCACTACCTCGAGCATAGACGAAGAGGTGGAGAAAGCAATGTGGAGCTGTAAATGGGGAGGAGACACATTGATGGATCTTTCGACCGGAGAGAACATACACGAAACGCGGGAATGGATCATCCGCAACTGTCCCGTTCCGGTGGGGACCGTACCTATCTACCAGGCTCTGGAAAAGGTAAACGGAAAGGTAGAGGACCTGACCTGGGAACTGTATCGCGACACGCTGATCGAGCAGTGTGAGCAGGGAGTGGACTACTTCACCATCCATGCGGGCATCCGCCGGCATAATGTGCACCTGGCGGAAAAACGCCTCTGCGGCATCGTATCCCGCGGCGGAAGTATCATGAGCAAATGGTGTCTGGTGCACGACCGGGAAAGCTTCCTTTACGAACACTTCGATGACATCTGCGACATCCTGGCACAATACGATGTCGCAGTGTCGCTCGGCGACGGCCTACGGCCCGGATCGACCCACGACGCCAATGATGAAGCGCAATTTGCCGAGCTCGACACAATGGGCGAACTGGTGGTGCGCGCCTGGGAGAAAAACGTACAGGCATTTATCGAAGGACCGGGACATGTGCCGATGCACAAGATACGCGAAAACATGGAACGCCAGATTGAAAAATGCCACAATGCCCCGTTCTATACGCTCGGCCCGCTGGTGACGGACATCGCTCCGGGATACGACCACATCACTTCGGCTATCGGAGCGGCACAAATAGGATGGCTGGGAACAGCCATGCTATGCTATGTGACCCCTAAAGAGCACCTCGCCCTGCCCGATAAAGAAGATGTACGCGTGGGAGTAATCACTTATAAAATAGCCGCCCATGCGGCCGATCTGGCCAAAGGACACCCGGGGGCACAGGTACGCGACAACGCACTGAGCAAAGCCCGGTACGAATTCCGGTGGAAAGACCAGTTCGACCTGTCGCTCGATCCGGAACGTGCATTCTCTTACTTCCATGCCGGACGGCATACCGACGGAGAGTATTGCACCATGTGCGGACCGAATTTCTGCGCGATGCGACTGAGCCGCGATCTGAAGAAAACTCAAAAACAAAAATAG
- the thiH gene encoding 2-iminoacetate synthase ThiH → MFSDELEKISWEETTKAIYSKTDADVRRALSKEHCDVNDFMALISPAAAPYLETMARLSRKYTMERFGKTISMFVPLYITNSCTNSCVYCGFNHNNPMKRTILTEEEMVNEYKAIKKLAPFENLLLVTGENPAKAGVDYIERALLLAKPYFANLQIEVMPLKAEEYERLTHAGLNGVICFQETYNKANYNIYHPRGMKSKFEWRVNGFDRMGQAGVHKIGMGVLIGLEEWRTDITMMAYHLRYLQKHYWKTKYSVNFPRMRPSENGGFQPNVVMNDRELAQVTFAMRIFDHDVDISYSTRESAAFRNHMATLGVTTMSAESKTEPGGYFTYPQALEQFHVSDERKAVEVDAALRSLGRIPVYKDWDTALTLPQC, encoded by the coding sequence ATGTTTTCAGATGAATTAGAAAAGATTTCCTGGGAAGAGACGACTAAAGCCATCTATTCCAAAACTGACGCTGATGTGCGCCGCGCATTGTCGAAGGAACACTGCGATGTAAATGATTTTATGGCATTGATTTCGCCGGCTGCCGCTCCATATCTGGAGACGATGGCACGTCTCAGCCGGAAGTATACGATGGAACGCTTCGGAAAAACAATCTCGATGTTCGTGCCTCTCTATATTACAAATTCTTGTACAAACTCGTGTGTATACTGCGGCTTTAACCACAACAACCCGATGAAGCGTACCATCCTTACGGAAGAAGAGATGGTGAACGAGTACAAGGCGATCAAGAAGCTGGCCCCCTTTGAGAATCTGTTGCTGGTGACAGGAGAGAATCCTGCCAAAGCCGGAGTGGACTACATCGAACGTGCCCTCTTGCTGGCAAAGCCCTACTTTGCTAACCTTCAGATTGAAGTAATGCCACTTAAAGCAGAAGAATATGAACGACTTACACATGCAGGTCTGAACGGGGTCATCTGCTTTCAGGAGACGTATAATAAAGCCAATTACAACATCTACCACCCCCGCGGCATGAAGTCTAAATTCGAATGGAGGGTCAACGGATTCGACCGCATGGGACAGGCCGGAGTACACAAGATAGGAATGGGCGTACTGATCGGACTGGAGGAATGGAGAACGGATATCACCATGATGGCCTATCATCTCCGCTACTTGCAGAAGCATTATTGGAAAACGAAATATAGTGTCAACTTCCCCCGCATGCGCCCGTCGGAAAACGGAGGCTTCCAGCCCAATGTGGTGATGAACGACCGTGAGTTGGCACAAGTGACTTTTGCGATGCGCATCTTCGACCATGATGTAGACATCTCCTACTCTACCCGCGAAAGCGCAGCCTTCCGTAACCACATGGCTACGCTCGGAGTGACCACCATGAGTGCAGAAAGCAAAACGGAACCGGGAGGATACTTTACCTATCCGCAAGCACTGGAACAGTTTCACGTAAGCGACGAGCGGAAAGCCGTGGAGGTGGATGCAGCACTACGGTCGCTGGGGCGGATACCGGTATACAAAGACTGGGACACGGCGCTGACGCTACCCCAATGCTGA
- a CDS encoding HesA/MoeB/ThiF family protein, which translates to MERYSRQTMLPEIGEAGQLKLKAAKVLIVGVGGLGSPIALYLAGAGVGTIGLADDDEVSLSNLQRQILYTEEEVGDLKAICASMRISALNREIKVNACPGRLSKENARDLIGQYDIIVDGCDNFATRYLLSDVCSELGKPYVYGAICGFEGQVSVFNYGEGTQRKTYRDLYPDEEGMLHMPPPPKGVVGVTPAVTGSVEACEVLKIICGFGEVLAGKLWTIDLRTLQSNIFSL; encoded by the coding sequence ATGGAAAGATACAGCAGACAAACCATGCTTCCGGAAATAGGAGAAGCAGGACAGCTAAAGCTAAAAGCTGCCAAAGTACTGATTGTAGGCGTGGGAGGACTCGGTTCTCCCATCGCCCTCTATCTGGCCGGCGCTGGAGTGGGTACCATCGGGTTGGCAGATGACGACGAAGTGAGCCTCAGCAATCTGCAGAGGCAGATACTCTACACGGAGGAGGAAGTGGGCGACCTGAAGGCTATCTGTGCCTCCATGCGGATCAGCGCCCTCAACAGGGAGATAAAAGTGAATGCCTGTCCGGGAAGGCTAAGTAAAGAAAATGCACGCGATCTGATAGGCCAGTATGACATCATCGTGGACGGTTGCGATAACTTTGCAACCCGGTATCTGCTCAGCGATGTCTGTTCGGAGCTCGGGAAACCGTATGTATACGGTGCTATCTGCGGATTTGAAGGACAGGTGTCCGTCTTCAACTACGGAGAAGGAACTCAACGGAAAACTTATCGTGACCTCTACCCGGACGAAGAAGGAATGTTACACATGCCTCCTCCTCCCAAGGGGGTGGTCGGAGTGACACCGGCAGTAACGGGCAGTGTGGAAGCATGCGAAGTTCTCAAAATCATTTGTGGATTCGGAGAGGTCCTGGCAGGCAAACTATGGACAATTGACTTGCGGACATTGCAATCTAACATATTTTCACTATAA
- a CDS encoding thiamine phosphate synthase: MKLIVVTTPTFFVEEDKIITALFEEGLDILHLRKPETPAMYSERLLTLIPEKYHKRIVTHEHFYLKEEFNLMGIHLNARNPKEPHDYSGHISCSCHSVEEVKNKKHFYDYVFMSPVYDSISKEGYNSPYTAEELRLAAKDKIIDNKVMALGGITPDNILEVKDFGFGGAVVLGDLWGKFDACSDQDYLAVIEHFKKLKRMAD, translated from the coding sequence ATGAAACTTATCGTAGTAACGACGCCTACTTTCTTTGTAGAAGAAGATAAGATTATCACTGCTCTTTTTGAAGAGGGACTGGATATTCTGCATCTCAGAAAACCGGAAACACCGGCTATGTATTCAGAGCGCCTGTTGACACTGATTCCGGAGAAATACCACAAACGGATTGTCACGCACGAACACTTCTATCTGAAAGAAGAATTCAACCTGATGGGAATTCATCTGAATGCACGAAATCCCAAAGAACCGCATGACTATTCGGGACATATCAGTTGTTCGTGTCACTCGGTGGAGGAAGTGAAGAATAAAAAGCACTTTTATGATTATGTATTCATGAGCCCGGTTTATGACAGTATCTCGAAAGAGGGATATAACTCACCCTATACAGCCGAAGAACTGCGCCTGGCAGCCAAAGACAAGATCATTGACAACAAGGTGATGGCATTGGGAGGTATTACGCCGGATAACATACTGGAAGTGAAAGATTTCGGATTCGGAGGTGCAGTAGTTTTAGGAGATTTATGGGGCAAATTCGACGCTTGCTCCGACCAGGATTACCTGGCAGTGATAGAACACTTCAAGAAGCTGAAAAGAATGGCGGACTGA
- a CDS encoding outer membrane beta-barrel protein, which translates to MKKIVLFLFVAIATLSVKAQDLYMGGTVGLWRNDDANTTSFKLAPEIGYNLSEQWALGVELQFNHEYKEHISTNTFAIAPYARFSYYENKIVRLFVDGGFGFATTKVKDGGDAVNGFEIGLKPGIAIKLNQHFSLVAKCGFLGYKDDYMGNGFGFSASSEDLTFGFHYEF; encoded by the coding sequence ATGAAAAAGATTGTATTGTTTTTATTTGTTGCTATTGCAACTTTATCTGTTAAGGCACAAGACCTTTACATGGGAGGTACCGTAGGTTTGTGGCGTAATGATGATGCCAATACCACTTCCTTTAAACTGGCTCCGGAGATCGGATACAACCTGAGCGAACAATGGGCATTGGGCGTTGAGCTTCAGTTCAACCATGAATACAAGGAGCATATCTCGACAAACACATTTGCCATTGCTCCTTACGCACGTTTTTCTTATTATGAAAACAAGATCGTACGTCTGTTTGTCGATGGCGGATTTGGTTTTGCTACCACTAAGGTGAAAGATGGCGGTGATGCTGTAAACGGTTTCGAGATCGGTCTGAAACCGGGTATCGCTATCAAGTTGAACCAGCATTTCAGCCTGGTTGCCAAATGTGGCTTCCTGGGATATAAGGACGATTATATGGGTAACGGTTTTGGCTTTAGCGCAAGCAGTGAAGACCTTACATTCGGATTCCATTACGAATTTTAA
- a CDS encoding porin family protein, which translates to MKRNLVFVLFALVSVVGFSQVSWNAKVGMNISNFTGDFDMNAKVGFKIGGGMEYGFNEIWSLQPSLFVSSKGAKKDELSVNAVYLELPVMAAARFKVADNTNIVLSAGPYFACGIAGNSKVDLGKGRLEVDTFGDDGLLKRGDVGLGIGVAAEFGKIIAGLDGQFGFVDVMDNVNGKNLNLSISVGYKF; encoded by the coding sequence ATGAAAAGAAATCTTGTGTTTGTATTGTTTGCCCTCGTTTCGGTTGTGGGCTTTTCTCAAGTGAGCTGGAATGCCAAGGTGGGAATGAATATCAGTAACTTTACCGGTGATTTTGACATGAATGCCAAAGTAGGATTCAAGATAGGCGGTGGCATGGAGTATGGATTTAATGAAATCTGGTCGTTGCAACCCTCTTTGTTTGTATCTTCCAAAGGTGCCAAGAAGGACGAACTGAGTGTGAATGCTGTTTATCTGGAACTGCCGGTTATGGCTGCTGCGCGTTTCAAAGTAGCCGATAATACTAATATCGTGTTGAGTGCAGGTCCTTATTTTGCTTGCGGTATCGCGGGTAATTCTAAAGTAGATCTGGGCAAAGGGCGCTTGGAAGTCGATACCTTTGGTGACGACGGTCTGCTGAAACGTGGCGATGTAGGTCTTGGTATCGGTGTTGCCGCGGAGTTTGGCAAGATTATCGCAGGGCTTGACGGTCAGTTCGGGTTTGTCGATGTCATGGACAACGTAAATGGTAAGAATCTGAATCTTTCTATTAGCGTAGGTTATAAGTTCTGA